The Rubripirellula reticaptiva DNA window ACAAGTAGCCTGTTCCAGCGAAGCATCAAATAGGTCTCGAAGTGTCGTCAAACAAAATTCTCCAAATTCTACTAGTCGAAGATGACGACATCGATGCTGAAGCCGTTAAACGCGCGCTGATGAAACAGCGGATCGCAAATCCGATTGTCGTCGCGAGAGACGGAGTCGCTGCGCTTGAGCGATTGCGAGGGCAGGATGGCAGTGAACCGCTGCAGAGGCCGTTTCTGATTCTGCTTGACTTGAATTTGCCACGAATGAATGGCATCGAGTTTCTTCGCGAGTTGCGTAGCGATCCAGAACTCCAGGGCAGTATCGTTTTTGTGCTGACAACGTCAGATGCTGATCGAGACAAGGTCGCCGCATACGAGCAACACATTGCTGGCTACATCGTGAAGTCTCAGGCTGGCGAAGAATTCGTCAACGTGATGGGAATTGTCGACCTCTATTGGCGATATGTCGAGTTCCCACCCTCCCCGTTCGAATCGAAGTCTCCATAACGAATTCGCTTGAGGTGCTGCCTTGCCCTTGCGGCGGGGGGAACAGTCGTCTTTTTAGGCAGCTATCTCTTGGTTGGTCGAATGAGTTGATCGGTGGTTGTGTTTACCACGCAAAAATCCCTGCGGTTATCCGAACAAAAGGGTAACATGATCGATTGGGTAAAACGCTCGGACGGTGCGGAATGCTTGGGTGTTCAGTACGTCACACGGTCAGTGCTTTGCCAAACGGAAGCAACGCCGTTTCGGTTTTCGTTATCGAATTCACTCCTAACATTCGCGAGTTTCATCATGGCAATGATCGGCCGACGACAGTTTGCAATCGCTAGCACCGCGATGCTTAGCGCTGCCTGCGCACATCTTGACCAAATTGCATTGGCCGAACAACGGTCTTTGCACGAGCAACAGTTAGTGCTGTTGGGGCTCAATGCGTTGGCTCGAGCGCCACAGCGGAGTTATTTCGCTGATGGTCACCGAGGTGCTTCGATGATCTCAGCTCACTTGATGTGCGTTGACAACGAACTCAGCGAACCAACGACGAACCGAATTGTTGAACTGTTTGATCGAAATTGGGCGTCATCGAAACTGTGTGAACCTTTCCCAGATGGCGACCATGTTGACGATGCTACTGATCGAATCGGCAGAACGCTTGCGGAGGGCAAAGGAGTATTGCGTGAGGTTGGCCACGACGCGATTTTCGCAATGCACGCGATAAAGGGATTTCGTATGATGCCGGAGTCTGCCACGACTGAGCGAGTTGACGGCGTGTGTGATCTGATTCGTGCAATCAAGCCTTGGCGTGACGTGACGCCGAACGACGACATCAACCCACCTCCGTTCGCGGACTCTGTCGAGGCTTCCAAATTTATTTTGCGGGAAGCCAGCGACTCGATTGATCGCTTTCAAGGATACGGTCAAGGCTTTGCCGGCCACATGCTGACGTTTGGTCAATCGCTGGTTGAAATGGCCGCTATGGGAATGCCCGAGTGGGCCGAGAGTTGCCGCGTCGCGTTTTGCAAGTACGTAACAGTGACGAGAACCGGTCCCGACCCCAGCGATCGAAAAATCAAAGATCACCAATTCAGCAAGTTGCGCCCAGACGCAACGGAGTACTGGAAACAGAGAGGCGACAAGACGCTAGGGATCGGGCACGTCTTCAAGTATCCCTATGCGTACTATGATCTGCTGGCTCGAGCGAACGATCCGGTGCTCGAGCAAGAACTCGACGCGAAAGCATGGCAGTTGTTCTAACTCTAACGATACATTTCCATGTCAATCAGAGTCGTTCTGGATTGATCATTACCGTCGGTGTTTTCCCAGACGCTCTGCCGCGCAGCATTGGCGTTAGACGTTCAATCACGTGTTTCGCCCGAGCAT harbors:
- a CDS encoding response regulator, giving the protein MSSNKILQILLVEDDDIDAEAVKRALMKQRIANPIVVARDGVAALERLRGQDGSEPLQRPFLILLDLNLPRMNGIEFLRELRSDPELQGSIVFVLTTSDADRDKVAAYEQHIAGYIVKSQAGEEFVNVMGIVDLYWRYVEFPPSPFESKSP